The Rhododendron vialii isolate Sample 1 chromosome 5a, ASM3025357v1 genome contains a region encoding:
- the LOC131326729 gene encoding F-box/kelch-repeat protein At3g06240-like isoform X1, translating to MPNLPDEIVSDILSRLPVVSLCRFRCVSKPWRSLISHPHFIRTHLANKKHERVIFRYGDNLYSEDFESFQFGDESVRAHFKLPTEEGQHFYKIYGSCDGLLLIGLWVRDDEWEYICYYLVNPSTREFRKLPPCPSAFNGNPWKCFDGYGFGYDSQSDDFKVVCISHHQESGDKEASLHDLRTSSWKKIENSPCDHSGVGHVSGVLVRGALHWIGRTSTSNVIVALDLADEKYRTIPTLDCMGDQLVLLGGCLCVSGKWYDHNHADFWVMKEYGVDESWTKFTVTYEGFNDYWKHLSSSRADRVLFQVHNKKFVLFDPQEGKSKELVVHGLPISFAAGTYVESLVSPNRHWHC from the coding sequence ATGCCGAACCTTCCGGACGAGATCGTCTCCGACATACTCTCTCGACTCCCCGTCGTCTCCCTCTGCAGATTCAGGTGCGTTTCCAAACCATGGCGATCTCTAATCTCCCACCCTCATTTCATCCGAACACATCTCGCTAACAAAAAACATGAGCGTGTGATTTTTCGGTACGGTGACAACCTGTACTCCGAGGACTTCGAGTCGTTTCAATTTGGTGACGAATCGGTGCGAGCACACTTCAAATTGCCAACCGAGGAAGGCCAACATTTCTACAAAATCTACGGTTCGTGTGATGGCTTGTTGTTGATTGGCCTTTGGGTGCGCGATGATGAATGGGAATATATCTGTTACTATTTGGTTAACCCGTCTACTAGAGAATTTAGAAAATTACCGCCATGTCCTTCTGCATTCAACGGCAACCCTTGGAAATGTTTCGATGGTTATGGGTTTGGTTATGACTCACAGAGCGACGATTTCAAAGTTGTATGTATTTCTCATCACCAGGAGTCCGGTGATAAAGAAGCCAGTTTACATGACTTGAGGACCAGTTCTTGGAAAAAGATTGAGAACTCTCCGTGCGATCATTCAGGTGTTGGACACGTATCTGGGGTTCTTGTTAGAGGGGCACTCCACTGGATTGGGAGAACTAGTACGAGTAACGTTATTGTTGCACTTGATTTAGCAGATGAAAAATATCGTACCATTCCTACTTTGGATTGTATGGGCGATCAACTTGTTCTTCTTGGAGGGTGCCTTTGTGTGTCTGGTAAGTGGTATGATCATAATCATGCGGATTTTTGGGTGATGAAAGAGTATGGTGTCGATGAATCTTGGACTAAATTTACAGTCACTTATGAAGGGTTTAATGATTATTGGAAACACTTGAGTTCATCAAGGGCTGACCGAGTTTTGTTCCAAGTACACAACAAAAAGTTTGTTCTCTTTGATCCGCAGGAAGGAAAATCCAAGGAGCTAGTGGTTCACGGCCTTCCAATTAGTTTTGCAGCAGGAACTTATGTGGAGAGCCTTGTTTCACCCAATAGGCATTGGCATTGCTAA
- the LOC131326729 gene encoding F-box protein CPR1-like isoform X2, whose protein sequence is MPNLPDEIIFDILSRLPVVSLCRFRCVSKPWRSLISHPHFIRTQIANNKHERVILRRDDNLYSVDLESSQFGDKSVQAILKIPTEYLGFDVYGSCDGLLLIGDYLGVHYYLANPSTREFRKLPPSPFKLHSWNFLNFYGFGYDSRSHDFKVVSISRYSRDSADCVVSLYALRTNSWKKIEYSPCGHSVMGDNSGVLVSGALHWFARTSMSTVILAVDLAVEKIRTIPTLDCTGFDLFVHGGCLWVKAKFYDSSRADFWVMKEYGVGESWTKFTVTYDRFHNWRPLSSLSADRVLFRVNNKKLVLYDPQEEKSKELVVHGLPIDFVGGTYVESLVSPNGQC, encoded by the coding sequence ATGCCGAACCTTCCCGACGAGATCATCTTCGACATACTCTCTCGACTCCCCGTCGTCTCCCTCTGCAGATTCAGGTGCGTTTCCAAACCATGGCGATCTCTAATCTCCCACCCTCATTTCATCCGAACTCAAATCGCTAACAACAAACACGAGCGTGTGATTCTTCGGCGCGATGACAACCTATACTCCGTGGACTTGGAATCGTCTCAATTTGGTGATAAATCGGTGCAAGCAATCCTGAAAATCCCAACCGAGTACCTAGGTTTCGACGTCTACGGTTCGTGTGATGGCTTGTTATTGATTGGCGATTATTTAGGCGTCCATTACTATTTGGCTAACCCGTCCACTAGAGAATTTAGAAAATTACCGCCATCTCCTTTTAAACTCCACTCTTGgaactttctcaatttttacGGGTTTGGTTACGACTCACGGAGCCACGATTTCAAAGTTGTAAGTATTTCTCGTTACAGCAGGGACTCAGCTGATTGCGTAGTCAGTTTATATGCCTTGAGGACCAATTCTTGGAAAAAGATTGAGTACTCTCCTTGTGGCCATTCGGTCATGGGAGATAATTCTGGGGTTCTTGTTAGCGGGGCACTCCACTGGTTTGCGAGAACTAGTATGAGTACGGTTATTCTTGCAGTTGATTTAGCAGTTGAAAAAATTCGCACCATTCCAACTTTGGATTGTACGGGTTTTGATCTTTTTGTTCATGGAGGGTGCCTTTGGGTGAAAGCTAAGTTCTATGATAGTAGTCGTGCAGATTTTTGGGTGATGAAAGAGTATGGTGTTGGTGAATCTTGGACTAAATTTACAGTCACTTACGATAGATTTCATAATTGGAGACCCTTGAGTTCATTAAGCGCTGACCGAGTTTTGTTCCGTGTAAACAACAAAAAGTTGGTTCTCTATGATCCGCAGGAAGAAAAATCCAAGGAGCTAGTGGTTCACGGCCTTCCAATTGATTTTGTTGGAGGAACTTATGTGGAGAGCCTTGTTTCACCCAATGGGCAATGCTAA